From Thermosipho affectus, a single genomic window includes:
- a CDS encoding proline--tRNA ligase, with the protein MRFSQLYAPTLRENPADAEIPSQALLQRAGFIRKIAAGVYTYLPLARKTLLKIENIVREEMNRIGAQEILMPIIQPAELWRKSGRWDDYGPEMMKLKDRHERDFTLGPTHEELVTELVKNELNSYKQLPITLYQIANKYRDEIRPRFGVLRAREFIMKDAYSFHSSWESLDETYKKFKEAYSRILERIGLRYTIIEASSGAIGGNESHEFVAFAEYGESNVLYCDCGYAGSDEKVPYVGNYRVYDEEEKEKELVHTPNVRTVEQVAQFLNVELGRIVKSLIFKGREGFVMALVPGDRELNFEKLKAYLGDQSLQMALPEEIFDKFGVPIGFLGPVGLDGIRIIADNSVKHMKNFVVGGMKKDYHYINVNYGRDFEVNEWTDLIVVEPGDPCPVCGKPLNGERGIELGHIFKLGTKYSETMEIKYMDKDGKLQPFIMGCYGWGISRTLGAIVEQLHDDNGIIWPVSVAPFEVVVTVVGREKEKQFGEKLYKYLLDRGIDVLIDDRDVSPGVKFKDADLIGFPVRVTIGRMYKEGKVELKERKGSSNAIDAKEENIYNSLINILK; encoded by the coding sequence ATGAGATTTTCACAACTTTATGCACCTACTTTGAGGGAAAATCCTGCCGATGCTGAAATTCCAAGTCAAGCACTGTTACAACGTGCGGGATTTATAAGAAAAATTGCTGCAGGGGTTTATACTTATTTACCACTTGCAAGAAAAACACTTTTAAAGATTGAAAATATTGTAAGAGAAGAGATGAATAGGATAGGTGCACAGGAAATTTTAATGCCTATAATCCAGCCTGCAGAACTTTGGAGAAAAAGTGGAAGATGGGATGATTATGGTCCAGAGATGATGAAGTTGAAAGATAGGCATGAAAGAGATTTTACTTTGGGGCCTACCCATGAAGAATTAGTAACTGAACTTGTAAAAAATGAGTTGAATTCATATAAACAATTACCAATAACATTGTATCAAATTGCAAATAAATATAGGGATGAAATTAGACCAAGATTTGGTGTTTTGAGGGCAAGAGAATTTATAATGAAAGATGCATATAGTTTTCACAGTAGTTGGGAATCTTTGGATGAAACTTACAAAAAGTTTAAAGAAGCATATTCTAGAATATTGGAAAGAATAGGACTTAGGTATACTATAATTGAGGCATCTTCTGGTGCGATTGGTGGAAATGAATCTCATGAATTCGTTGCTTTTGCAGAATACGGTGAGAGTAATGTTTTGTACTGTGATTGTGGTTACGCAGGAAGTGACGAAAAAGTTCCATACGTTGGAAATTATAGGGTGTATGATGAAGAAGAAAAAGAAAAAGAGCTTGTCCATACACCAAATGTTAGGACAGTAGAACAGGTTGCACAATTTTTAAATGTGGAATTGGGACGTATCGTTAAGTCATTGATATTTAAAGGAAGAGAAGGTTTTGTGATGGCATTGGTGCCAGGTGATAGGGAGCTTAATTTTGAAAAGTTAAAGGCATATTTAGGTGATCAATCACTTCAAATGGCTTTGCCAGAAGAGATATTTGATAAGTTTGGTGTTCCAATAGGTTTTCTTGGTCCTGTGGGATTGGATGGAATAAGGATTATCGCAGATAATAGTGTAAAGCATATGAAAAATTTTGTAGTTGGGGGTATGAAAAAGGACTATCACTACATAAATGTAAATTACGGTAGAGATTTTGAAGTAAATGAATGGACGGATTTAATTGTAGTTGAACCAGGTGATCCATGCCCTGTTTGTGGTAAACCCTTAAATGGAGAGAGGGGTATAGAACTAGGACATATTTTTAAATTGGGAACAAAATATTCGGAGACTATGGAAATAAAGTACATGGACAAAGACGGAAAATTACAACCATTTATAATGGGATGCTATGGTTGGGGAATTTCAAGAACTTTAGGTGCAATTGTAGAGCAATTACACGATGATAATGGAATAATTTGGCCTGTTTCAGTTGCTCCATTTGAAGTGGTTGTAACAGTTGTTGGTAGGGAAAAAGAGAAGCAATTTGGTGAAAAACTGTATAAATATTTATTGGATAGAGGAATAGATGTACTAATTGATGATAGAGACGTATCGCCAGGTGTAAAGTTTAAAGATGCAGATTTAATAGGTTTCCCAGTCAGAGTAACTATTGGAAGGATGTACAAAGAAGGAAAAGTGGAATTAAAAGAAAGAAAAGGAAGTTCAAATGCAATTGATGCAAAGGAAGAAAATATTTACAATAGTTTAATAAATATACTTAAATAA